GGTGGCGACGGCCAGATCTGGAAGGCTGTGGTGAAACCTGCCGCCGACACCATGACCGACATTGTGCTCTACACCGAGGCGGTCGGCTGATGGCACACCGGGTTCTCCCCTACAAAAGGCCGTCGCCGACCTCGGTACAGGCGGGTGAGTGGTTGCTGTCGGTCAACGGCGAGGAACTGCCACTGCCGGAATCCTATCCGCATTGGGACTATCAGACGACACTGAGTCTGCGCCGTACTATCAAGATCGATCTGCACCGCGCCCTTGCCGAATCGATGCTCGACCTGAGGACCGAACTCGCACTGGCCGCAATCTGGACCTCGACCGGATCGAAACTCAGGGGAACGGTGATGCGCACAATCGTCCCCGAGAACGGCGAAGTCGAATTGCGAGCCGATCTTCCGGGCGCCGACCTGGGTGGTGTCGTGCTGTTGGACACCGCCCTGGTACTTGCGCAGCGACGACAAGGCGTTGGCCGCCCGGTAGCGCCCCGTCGCGGTGGTTCGGTTCTGTGGAGTGATAGGAGCCAGATTCGTCTTCAAGGTGACGCGCCCCAATTCCCCATTGCCATCGTAGATTTCGACCAAACAAACTATCCCGGTGACGCGGCCTGGCATCTCGAGATCGGCACAAACCTCGACGCAGCAACAATGGGCTCGCTCCTACTGCTCGTCAACGAGAAGAAGACCGTCGTCACAGAAGCCCTCCGACGCGCAGGCAGTCCGCGCGTGGAAGACAAGATCGCTTTGTCCATTCTCTACGCCGATGTTGCTCGCACCATGGTGGACCATGCCCTGCGCCTCGGCGAATTCGACGACGATTCCCACTACATTGATGAAACCTTGGGTGCCACGCTGCAGGAACTGGTCGGCCGACTCTTCCCTGGCCGGTCCATCACGGACATCCGGCTGGCAGCACAAGAATCCCCGAACCTGTTCGCCTCCGAACTCCAGGCGGCTGTGAAGATCTTCGAGGGGGTCTCATGACCCTGCTATACCCTCGGCTGCTCCGCCACCGCGCCAAACTGCTCGCGGCCGAGTACAAGGAGCGTACCCCCCTCGACCTCCACAACCGTTGGGCCGTCACCGACGAATCGGCGGTGTTCGTTGCGACTGGCGGTACCCGGGTCGACCGTGACAAATTGCAGTTCATTCGCGACGTCGTCATCAATCTGGCCAAGGAGTCCAGCTTTCCCGAACCGCTTGACACACGCCAGAAGGTTTCCTTCGATCTCGGTCTCGCCGTCGCATTGCACAAGGAAATGCGAATCGCGCCTGCAGAAGCTGCTGCTGGCGACATCTGGGCGTTTCTGGCCTTGATCGTCCTTCCCGATGTGGCTCATTGGCGCTACCCGAAACCACCAGTCGACCGAGTCCTCGGTTCCGATCTCACTCGTCATGTGTTCGGCCGGATGTGGTGGCGGGCCCACCTGGTGTATTCCCCGTCCGATTCCGACCCGTATTCGGCGCTGCATGTCCTCGGCGAAGCCGCATTCGACCAAATCTACGCACGCCGCGCCGCCTTGGGTGGCAGCCCGCACTTGATCAAGTCGATTCTGCGGGTGTGGCGGCTTATGGACCTGCAAGGGCTGACCGAGCGGGACATCCTGCGGGACTTCGTAAAGCGACTGCTCCGCCTGGCCCCGTTCGTCGTCTTCGAAGCATTGGACGAATCAGCGCTGGACGAGGAACTCGTAGCGATCGCGAAAGAATCCGTCGTCGGAATACTGTTGGCAGACGGCCGGATGTCCGCCGAAGAAGCGGGTACCCGCGCAGCACGCGTGTTCGGTGGGTCGAGATCGATTTTCCCGTAGTCCGATGGCCTTTCATAAGAACTTACTCATCGGTAACTAATCGAAGCGCCACGCCTGGTGCGCCTTGACCTCGAGTCGGCTCAAGGTTCTATCGTCGCGGCATGATTGCCTCGCGGGCCAGCGGCTCGCCCGCCTCGCCACCATAACGCCATCCGGTGCATCCAAGGTCAGCCCGCCCGGCCTCGGCCTCAATGATGACGACTCCATCAACATCGGCGGACCGAATCACACTGCGACGCAAGGCTATCAGAATGACCAGTCCCCGATAAGGCGACCACCCGGCATTGGAGTCCGGGTTGTTTCGTCCGGATTCAGTTGATGCTGCAGGCCACGGGGTGGTGGGTGTGGCTGCAGCGGGCAGCGTACTCGGCAGGGGTCAGATAGCCCAGCGCCGAATGCCGATGCCGTCGGTTGTGTTCGTCCTTGAAGTCGCCGATCACGACGCGGGCCTCGAGCAGGCTCGTCCAGTGGTTGCGGTTGAGGCACTCGCTGCGTAACCGCCGGTTGAACGATTCGATATGGCCGTTGTTCCACGGCGTGCCGGGCGGGATATAGACGATCCCTACCCGGTCGGCGCAGAACTGTTGCAGCGCATGGGAAATCATTTCAGGACCGTTGTCCATACGCAGCACCTTCGGTGGCCCAGCGCGCGCGGTGAACACCTCCTGCAACTCGGCCACCAGCCGCTCGGCGGTGATCGAGCGCTCCACCAGGTGAAGCAGCGATTCACGGGTGTGCTCGTCGATCATCGAAGCGATCTTCACCGCGCGCCCATCCGTGGTGGAGTCGAACTGAAAGTCCAACGCCCACACCACCTTCGGTGCATCCGCATCAACCAGCGGCGTAGTCGAGCACCCCGCCCGCTTGCGTGGCGAGTGCGCCCGCACCTGCAAGCCTTCCTCCCGCCAGAGCCGGTGCACCCTCTTCTTGTTCACCTGCGAGCCCTCATCGAACCGCAGCGCCGCCCACGCACGCCGGAACCCGTGCCCTTGATGTTTCGTGGCATAGGAACGCAGCCAGACCCGCAACCCGACATCCGGATCGGCGGGGGTCTGCGCAGCTGGCAGCTGCCGATACGTGGACCGATGCAGCCCAACCACCTTGCACGCGAACCGTTCCGACATGCCCATCACCTGTTTGAGCATGTCAACAGCCCGCCGCTTGCTGGCCGGGCCTAAAATTTTCCCCTCGCGATCTCCCGCAGCGCGTCCTTCTCCAGCTCCGCGTCCGCCAGCAGCCGCTTCAACCTCGCGTTCTGCTCACGCAGTTCCTTGAGCTCCTTCGCGGCATCGGTGTCCACCCCGCCGTACTGGCGGCGCCAGTTATACAACGTCGCCGCCGACACTCCCAGATCAGCAGCGATCTGCTCACCCGTCTGCCCAGCGGCAGCGAGCTCGTCGGCACGGCGCAGCTTCCGCACGATGTCCTCCGCGGAATGCCGCTTACGTCCTGCCATGTCCCTCAGTGTCCCTTCCAGCCCTCACCAGGGCCAACGGGACTCTAATACCGAGTGGTCTCATTCATTGGGAACGGGCCAAGAACATTGACGTCAACCAGAGGGGCAGCCTGCTAATCGATGGCATGACACCGGACGAGCCGGGCAAGGTCAAACGGGCTAGGGACGCGGCGTCGAGATCCGGGCCGTGGCGGAACCCCTGACCGTGGACCTGCCACCGGCCGCGCCGGAGTGGCTCTCCCACGAGATCATTCGCATCCACCCGCGTTGGGTGAAGAGTTGGCACATCGATCCGGACAATCCCGAGGGCGGATCTCGCTCCATCGAGGACGGCAGTGCATCAAGGTCACGCTGAGGAAGGGCCCCGGCCGGTCCGCGACGACGTGACGGTGACGAACGGCGTGACAATACCGAGTTCGAAAATGCTCACCCGATAACCGCCGAGCCACTCGATCAGCAGGGGCGGTCTCCCGCGCGGATCATGGCGGTGGTGATGTCGAGGAACGGGAGGTACCCGACCTCGCCCAGGCGCCCTGTCACGCGGACCTCACCTCGCCGCCGGTACCCGGAAATGACTGGGTTCGGCGTCGGCAGGTACGGCGCTCGCCGGGGTGAACGGCTCGACCAGTGCACGCAGTTCGACAAGATCCCGGGCGTGTGCGTCGAGCGCTTGGTCTTCCTCGGAAACCGGCGACCATTGCCGCGCGGCCCGCGCTTTTCCGTCGTCGTCCACCGCGACAACCACGGCGAGTCCATGTGCGGCCAGTGCGGGTTCGTCGGAATAAGTGTCGGTGGACGTTACGTGCACGCTCATGTGCATGCTGCGTGGGCCGGTGTGGATCAGCCGGGCGGTGACCTCGACGACGTGGCCGATGACGATCGGCCGGTAGAAGCGGATCCCGCCGAAGTAGGACGTGATGACGCGCTGTCCGGCCCAGTCGGCGCCGCACACGTAGGCGGCCTCGTCGATCCATCGCATAGTCCGGCCGCCATGAACCTTGCCGCCCCAGTTGATGTCCGAGGGCGCTGCCAGGAACCGCAGCGTCGCACTCGGCGCGGTGCCAGCGGCCGTGTACCGCTGCGCGGCCATCGCCTCCTCGATGTGTTTGCGCACCGAAATCCTCTCCCGCGCCTGCCGATGCCGCTGCAGTTCGAGAATTGTTGTCGGATTCCATTGCGGCACTTCGACGGTGCGCCGGTCGTCGTCGACCGCGACGAAGATCGTCAGACATTGGGCCGACTGCACCGGCTTCACCCGCGTGGGATCGGTGGAATAGACGGTGACGAGGATATGCATGCTGGTGCGTCCGGTGTGAACGAGATTCGCATGCAATTCCACCAGCTCACCGACCGCGATCGGCCGGTCGAGATGGATGTTGCCGACATAGGCCGTGACGCAGTAGCGGCCGCTCCACTGGGCTGCCGCCGCGTAGGCGACCTTGTCGATCCATTCGAGGAGTTTGCCGCCGTCGACCGATCCCACGATGCCGGCGTCGTCGGGTTTGACGAGGAAACGGTGAATCGCCTCGGGGCGCCGACCAGCCGAGGCCGGACTCGGGACGGTCGCAATGGGGTCGAGATTCGTCGAGTTGGGCAAAGTTCACAATCCGTTCGGGCAGAGGATCTTCGAATACCTGACCCCGTTGTCCCGGAGAACTCTAGGCCCCCGCACCACTACGAGCGAGTAACGAGCAGACGCCCACCGTGACCTACTGTGCAGCCACGATCGCAGCAGCCAGCCCAGATGGGGCGGACCCACCGGGCTAGGCCGGATCGAGCGCCAGCACCGGGATCCGGCGGTGCGTCCGGCGCCGGTAGTTGGTGAACCCCGGGTAGATGTCTATGCCCGCCGGTAGTAGCGCTCGCATTCCTCCCCGTG
The DNA window shown above is from Nocardia sp. NBC_01730 and carries:
- a CDS encoding acyl-CoA thioesterase: MPNSTNLDPIATVPSPASAGRRPEAIHRFLVKPDDAGIVGSVDGGKLLEWIDKVAYAAAAQWSGRYCVTAYVGNIHLDRPIAVGELVELHANLVHTGRTSMHILVTVYSTDPTRVKPVQSAQCLTIFVAVDDDRRTVEVPQWNPTTILELQRHRQARERISVRKHIEEAMAAQRYTAAGTAPSATLRFLAAPSDINWGGKVHGGRTMRWIDEAAYVCGADWAGQRVITSYFGGIRFYRPIVIGHVVEVTARLIHTGPRSMHMSVHVTSTDTYSDEPALAAHGLAVVVAVDDDGKARAARQWSPVSEEDQALDAHARDLVELRALVEPFTPASAVPADAEPSHFRVPAAR
- a CDS encoding DUF6339 family protein — encoded protein: MTLLYPRLLRHRAKLLAAEYKERTPLDLHNRWAVTDESAVFVATGGTRVDRDKLQFIRDVVINLAKESSFPEPLDTRQKVSFDLGLAVALHKEMRIAPAEAAAGDIWAFLALIVLPDVAHWRYPKPPVDRVLGSDLTRHVFGRMWWRAHLVYSPSDSDPYSALHVLGEAAFDQIYARRAALGGSPHLIKSILRVWRLMDLQGLTERDILRDFVKRLLRLAPFVVFEALDESALDEELVAIAKESVVGILLADGRMSAEEAGTRAARVFGGSRSIFP
- a CDS encoding IS3 family transposase (programmed frameshift), with the translated sequence MAGRKRHSAEDIVRKLRRADELAAAGQTGEQIAADLGVSAATLYNWRRQYGGVDTDAAKELKELREQNARLKRLLADAELEKDALREIARGKFLGPASKRRAVDMLKQVMGMSERFACKVVGLHRSTYRQLPAAQTPADPDVGLRVWLRSYATKHQGHGFRRAWAALRFDEGSQVNKKRVHRLWREEGLQVRAHSPRKRAGCSTTPLVDADAPKVVWALDFQFDSTTDGRAVKIASMIDEHTRESLLHLVERSITAERLVAELQEVFTARAGPPKVLRMDNGPEMISHALQQFCADRVGIVYIPPGTPWNNGHIESFNRRLRSECLNRNHWTSLLEARVVIGDFKDEHNRRHRHSALGYLTPAEYAARCSHTHHPVACSIN